A part of Helicobacter himalayensis genomic DNA contains:
- the bioD gene encoding dethiobiotin synthase, translating into MLQHLAIAGAHTDIGKSAVSAALCFGFNFAYFKLVQAGKEEDRDIIASLAPKTKIYPNGFTLQTPASPHIAKRIENAEYNGLQIPLPETPQPLLLESAGGLYTPLDSQSCIIDYLALHKLPVLLVGGYYLGAINHILLSIEVLKMRGIELLGLVMSEGKEKNAYADSFDSFIAQYSGVKIARFRHFERDCENADFQAKALELKASLCALKII; encoded by the coding sequence GCTTCAACACTTAGCCATCGCTGGTGCGCATACTGACATCGGCAAAAGCGCGGTGAGTGCCGCGCTTTGCTTTGGCTTTAATTTCGCGTATTTCAAACTCGTGCAGGCAGGCAAGGAAGAAGACAGGGACATTATCGCCTCTCTTGCACCTAAAACAAAAATCTATCCAAATGGATTCACACTGCAAACACCTGCAAGCCCACATATCGCAAAGCGTATCGAAAACGCAGAATACAATGGCTTGCAAATCCCACTGCCTGAAACTCCACAGCCACTTTTGCTTGAGAGTGCTGGCGGGCTTTACACACCACTAGATTCTCAAAGTTGCATAATTGATTATCTTGCGTTGCACAAACTGCCGGTATTGCTTGTGGGTGGGTATTATTTGGGCGCGATAAATCACATTTTGCTAAGTATTGAAGTGCTTAAAATGCGTGGGATTGAGCTTTTGGGCTTGGTGATGAGTGAAGGGAAAGAAAAAAACGCGTATGCGGATTCTTTTGATTCCTTTATCGCGCAATATAGCGGGGTGAAAATCGCGCGTTTTAGGCATTTTGAACGCGATTGTGAAAACGCGGACTTTCAAGCCAAAGCCCTAGAACTCAAAGCTTCTCTTTGCGCTCTTAAGATTATCTAA
- a CDS encoding flagellar hook-basal body protein — MQSGYYNTTGGMVTQFSRLDIISNNLANLNTNGFKRDDVVIGDYLRLYQTHKHQLPIEGQTREAAKFLNRSLDRVPIISEEYTDRSSGTMAQTENALDFALQDSNAFFAILTPEGVRYTRDGSFSIDSNGALVSKEGFAVLSRNGIDSQGGIMLAQGQNLEADKNGNLYLRNINNDTIGEIAPIGALAVVSFENPRYLKKVGKNLYEYPDERLNERKNVENGVMQGFVEKSNVNAVREMTSLIETNRLVDMYQRVMRSHMDDLNSEAITKLAVRA; from the coding sequence ATGCAAAGCGGATACTACAACACCACCGGCGGTATGGTAACGCAATTTAGCCGCTTAGATATTATCTCAAACAATCTTGCTAACCTTAACACAAATGGCTTTAAGCGCGATGATGTGGTAATCGGCGATTATCTGCGCTTGTATCAGACGCATAAACACCAACTGCCAATTGAAGGTCAAACACGCGAGGCAGCGAAGTTTCTTAACCGCTCACTTGATCGCGTGCCAATTATCAGCGAAGAATACACCGATAGAAGCTCTGGAACTATGGCGCAGACGGAAAATGCGCTTGATTTCGCCCTACAAGATTCTAATGCGTTTTTTGCAATTTTAACACCAGAGGGTGTGCGCTACACACGCGATGGGAGCTTTAGCATTGATAGCAATGGCGCGCTTGTGAGCAAGGAGGGCTTCGCTGTGCTAAGTCGCAATGGGATAGATTCTCAAGGTGGGATAATGCTCGCACAGGGTCAAAATCTCGAAGCAGATAAAAACGGAAATCTCTACCTACGCAATATTAATAACGATACAATCGGTGAAATCGCGCCTATTGGAGCGCTTGCGGTGGTGAGCTTTGAAAATCCGCGCTATTTAAAAAAGGTAGGCAAAAATCTCTATGAATACCCGGATGAGCGCCTTAATGAGCGCAAAAATGTGGAAAATGGTGTAATGCAGGGCTTTGTGGAGAAAAGCAATGTCAATGCGGTACGCGAGATGACTTCGCTCATTGAGACAAATCGCCTTGTGGATATGTATCAGCGCGTGATGCGCTCGCATATGGACGACCTCAACAGCGAGGCGATTACCAAGCTTGCGGTGCGCGCATGA
- a CDS encoding MBOAT family O-acyltransferase, whose translation MLFTSYAFIALVAITFGLYYAKGLRCVQVWILIIASFIFYAYGQPILLALLFVSASINALASYQVTFAPTLIHKRLYAWLGVGVNLSVLAFFKYSPLFGRAMESFINAQSIGEFLINVPLPVGISFYTFQGISLVVDLYRDSVKNNGSGGGHTHSLEQSSLVSPICERGFFKHYRNTLFFIGFFPQLVAGPIVKAHEFYPQIAPKRLEAIDFYTSARIIILGYFLKMVIADNLKDQTFWMLPPYFQAYDALTLLVLLFGYSVQIFADFAGYSLIAIGVAKLFGYNLPQNFNFPYISASFAEFWRRWHISLSTWLKQYLYIPLGGSRKGKFRTYCNLFIVMALGGLWHGAYISYMVWGVYHGLFLAIERFLKENLKPAFVAHLPRFSILLAKSALVYCVRVVFVFGVVSFGWILFKLRDFSDVLLYVSEIFCEPSGVRGNALLLMILCYSAPIFAYYVRYVVYCWITRKGKNQKTSSVYKYRQIIESALFGVLLFFIFTNSGSSGAFIYFQF comes from the coding sequence ATGCTTTTTACAAGTTATGCCTTTATCGCGCTTGTTGCCATAACCTTTGGGCTGTATTATGCGAAAGGCTTACGATGCGTGCAAGTGTGGATTCTCATCATTGCTAGTTTTATTTTTTACGCTTATGGACAGCCGATTTTATTAGCACTTCTTTTTGTTTCCGCTTCGATTAATGCGCTCGCTAGCTATCAAGTTACTTTCGCCCCGACTTTGATACATAAAAGGCTTTATGCGTGGCTTGGTGTGGGGGTAAATCTCTCGGTGTTGGCGTTTTTCAAATACAGCCCGCTTTTTGGTAGAGCGATGGAGTCTTTTATCAACGCACAAAGCATTGGCGAGTTTCTTATTAATGTCCCATTACCTGTGGGAATCTCATTTTACACATTTCAGGGCATTAGCTTGGTGGTAGATTTATACAGAGATAGCGTGAAAAATAATGGCTCGGGGGGGGGGCATACACATTCTTTAGAGCAAAGTTCTCTAGTTAGTCCTATTTGCGAGCGCGGGTTTTTCAAGCACTATCGCAATACCCTCTTTTTCATCGGTTTTTTCCCACAGCTTGTAGCCGGCCCTATTGTCAAAGCACACGAATTTTACCCGCAAATCGCCCCCAAACGCCTAGAAGCTATCGATTTTTATACAAGTGCTAGAATCATTATTCTTGGCTATTTTCTCAAAATGGTAATCGCAGATAATTTGAAAGACCAAACTTTTTGGATGCTTCCGCCGTATTTTCAAGCCTATGATGCACTAACCCTTCTGGTGCTTCTTTTTGGTTATAGCGTGCAGATTTTTGCAGATTTTGCAGGTTATAGCTTGATAGCTATTGGTGTAGCAAAACTTTTTGGTTACAACCTCCCGCAAAACTTCAATTTCCCCTATATTTCAGCCTCATTTGCTGAGTTTTGGCGCAGGTGGCACATCTCGCTTTCCACTTGGCTAAAACAATACCTCTATATCCCACTAGGCGGGAGCAGGAAGGGCAAATTCCGCACCTATTGCAATCTTTTTATTGTTATGGCGCTTGGCGGGCTGTGGCACGGGGCGTATATTTCTTATATGGTGTGGGGCGTATATCACGGACTATTTTTGGCAATCGAGCGTTTTTTAAAAGAGAATCTAAAGCCAGCTTTTGTGGCGCACCTCCCTAGATTTTCAATTCTGTTAGCAAAGAGTGCGCTTGTTTATTGCGTGCGCGTGGTGTTTGTCTTTGGCGTAGTGTCGTTTGGGTGGATTCTCTTTAAGTTGCGCGATTTTAGCGATGTACTTTTGTATGTGAGCGAGATTTTTTGTGAGCCCAGCGGAGTGCGTGGCAATGCGTTGTTGTTGATGATTTTATGTTATAGCGCGCCCATTTTTGCCTATTATGTGCGTTATGTGGTGTATTGTTGGATTACGCGCAAAGGCAAAAATCAAAAAACCTCAAGTGTTTATAAATACAGACAAATCATAGAATCTGCGCTTTTTGGCGTGCTATTGTTTTTTATCTTTACAAATAGTGGGAGTAGCGGTGCGTTTATTTATTTCCAATTTTAA
- the bioA gene encoding adenosylmethionine--8-amino-7-oxononanoate transaminase: MTNFRDSTICKDLCARDLAHIWHPCTQMHDHENTFPLIPIKRAKGVYLYDFDEKSYIDCVSSWWVNLFGHCNDYISQKLSQQAQNLEHCIFAGFSHEPIIRFSQRLCEKLPKGLEKCFYADNGSSAIEVALKMAYHAKVLENPQFAKSLESAQETHAFISLQNAYHGETLGALSVGDVGLYKQTYKPLLLKNIVIPMPHTLTGYHDDEVDSAGFDGDDISSKNLGSDTQNATNYEDSLAFLESTLAQNPHIIAFIIEPLLQCAGGMQLHTPSFVARACALCRKYGVRVIFDEIAVGFGRSGTLFALQACGVVPDFLALSKGISGGYLPLSVVVTSDEIYKLFYAPYNENKAFLHSHSYTGNALACACANAVLDIFDTQDVLENNKILSRYIWEKAQNLRELSYVKNLRQRGMVCAFEIDSKNPRKGIEVYNKALQKGLLLRPLGNTIYFMPPFVINKEQIEFVFEGIREILSERDFLDS; the protein is encoded by the coding sequence ATGACAAATTTTAGAGATTCTACCATTTGCAAAGACTTGTGCGCGCGTGATTTGGCGCATATTTGGCATCCTTGCACGCAAATGCACGACCACGAAAACACTTTCCCTCTTATCCCCATTAAGCGTGCAAAGGGCGTGTATTTGTATGATTTTGATGAGAAAAGTTATATCGATTGTGTTTCTAGCTGGTGGGTGAATCTTTTTGGACATTGCAACGACTATATAAGTCAAAAATTAAGCCAACAGGCGCAAAATTTGGAACATTGCATTTTCGCAGGCTTCAGCCACGAGCCAATCATACGCTTTTCTCAAAGGCTGTGCGAAAAATTGCCAAAGGGCTTAGAAAAGTGCTTTTATGCAGATAATGGCTCAAGTGCGATTGAAGTCGCGCTCAAAATGGCGTATCACGCAAAGGTGCTTGAAAATCCGCAATTTGCAAAAAGTTTGGAATCTGCGCAAGAAACCCATGCTTTTATCTCACTGCAAAATGCCTATCACGGCGAGACTTTGGGCGCGCTAAGCGTGGGAGATGTGGGACTATACAAGCAGACTTATAAGCCTCTTTTGCTAAAAAATATCGTTATCCCAATGCCACACACGCTAACAGGCTACCACGATGATGAGGTGGATTCTGCGGGATTTGACGGAGATGACATAAGCTCAAAAAACTTGGGTTCTGATACGCAAAATGCCACGAACTACGAAGATTCTCTCGCATTTTTAGAATCCACCCTTGCGCAAAATCCCCATATCATCGCCTTTATCATCGAGCCACTTTTGCAATGCGCAGGCGGTATGCAACTCCATACACCAAGCTTTGTGGCGCGAGCGTGCGCGCTATGTAGGAAATATGGCGTGAGGGTGATTTTTGATGAAATCGCGGTAGGCTTTGGCAGGAGTGGCACACTCTTTGCGCTGCAAGCTTGCGGTGTAGTGCCAGATTTTCTAGCGCTTAGCAAGGGCATTAGCGGGGGATATTTACCGCTTTCGGTGGTGGTAACAAGTGATGAAATTTATAAGCTTTTTTATGCGCCTTATAATGAGAATAAGGCGTTTTTGCACTCGCACTCTTACACTGGAAATGCGCTGGCGTGTGCGTGTGCGAATGCTGTGCTTGATATTTTTGACACACAAGATGTGCTAGAAAATAATAAAATCTTAAGTCGCTATATTTGGGAAAAAGCGCAGAATCTACGTGAGCTTTCATATGTCAAAAATTTGCGCCAAAGAGGTATGGTATGCGCGTTTGAGATAGATTCCAAAAATCCGCGCAAAGGCATAGAGGTCTATAACAAAGCCTTGCAAAAAGGCTTGCTCCTGCGCCCGCTAGGTAATACAATCTACTTTATGCCCCCTTTTGTGATAAACAAAGAGCAGATTGAATTTGTCTTTGAGGGGATTAGAGAGATTCTAAGCGAGCGTGATTTTTTGGATTCTTAG